A region of the Gammaproteobacteria bacterium genome:
TCTTCAAATTACTGTTATGTTTTTTCATAATTTCGTTGGCAACAAGCTGTGCATCACTGAATGCTGTTAAAGATGCGGCTGGGATTAAAAACCCGAGTGTGACTTTAGGAGGCATGAAAATCACAGACTTGACGATGGAAAATGCAGGTTTGGCATTGACGTTAAATGTTGATAACCCAAACCCCATTCCAATTAATCTGGCAGGGTTTGATTATGCGTTGCTTTTTGATGGCAAGCAGCTATTGGCAGGTGAAAAACGGGATCAATTCAAAATTGATGCGCAAGGTGTCAGTACCGTCACAGTACCTATTTCACTCAATTTCGCTGACCTTAAAAAGCTCTATCAAGGTGTGCTGAATCAAGATACGTTGAATTATGAGTTGCAAACAACAGCGCTTGTTGATTTGCCTGTGATCGGTGTTAAAAAGTTTCCATCGACTCAAAAAGGTGAGTTTCCTGTGCCTAAAATTCCTGAAGTCTCTTTGGGTGGAATTAATGTTAAAAAAATGGGGTTGAGTGGTGCTGAGGTTGTTATTAACGCCAATATTAAAAACCCAAACTCTTTTGGTATTGATGTGAGTCAGTTGGCTTATAATCTTTCAATTAATGGCTCACAGTGGGCTGAAAGTGCGCTGGAGGAGACCATTAAATTGGCTGAAAAAGGTGAAACTCAAATTAACATTCCTTTGAAATTAAATTTTCTAGAGATGGGCAGCGCACTTTACAGTGCCTTGATGAAGGGCGAAGGTTTGAATTATCAGTTCACGGGTGATATGAATCTGGATACAGCACTGCCGATGCTGAAAAATGTAAAAGTACCTTTCGATAAAAGTGGCGTTGTAGGTGTGCAGCGCTAGAAATTTTTCTGTTACACCTGCGAAGATCAGTTGGCGAGACGGAGCGCCTTATAGTGATTCATTTGGTGACATCTACTTTTCCAGTGAAAGTGGGCTTGATGAAACTGATTATGTTTTTCTAAAGCATAATCAGTTACCCGATCGTTGGTTAGACTCTACAGCTTTTACTATTGCTGAAACAGGCTTTGGTACGGGTCTGAATTTTCTTGTGGCTTTAAAGCGTTGGCATGAAACTGCACCACCCAATGCACACCTGAATTTCATTTCAGTTGAAAAATTTCCGTTACTTAAATCTGATTTGCAACAAGTACTCTGTTTATGGCCTGAATTAGCGCGATATTCTGAGTTGTTGTTGAATGCTTATCCTGAGCTTGTTTCTGGTTATCATCGTTTGGAATTTTTGCAGGGGCGTGTCACGCTGACTTTGATGTTAGGTGATGCCGTTGATATGTATCAAAATCTGGAAGCAAAGGTGGATGCCTGGTTTCTGGATGGTTTTGCGCCGAGTAAAAACGATGGTATGTGGTCGTATGAATTATTTGAGCAGATTGCTCGATTAAGTTATGCAGAAGCTACTTTTAGTACATTTACAGCCGTCGGTGCGGTGAGGCGGGGTTTAATCGAATCAGGTTTTGAAGTTTCCAAAGTCACCGGTTTTGGGCGTAAACGAGAGATGCTGTGTGGGATTTTTGTTGGTAAAGCTAATCGTAGCGATCAAACGCCTTGGTTTGCGCTTCCTGATAAAATCAATGAGCACTCTCGATCCGTCGCGGTGATTGGAGCAGGGCTTGCGGGAGTAACAACAGCTCATGCACTGGCTCGAAGGGGTTGGGCTGTCACATTGATTGAGCGCCACTCCGATGTGGCTCAAGAGGCATCGGGAAATCTGTTGGGTGTCGTGATGCCTCGCTTGGGTGTCACTGCTGATTCCGCAAGTCACCTCTATTTAACTGCTTTTTTGTATGCAGTTCGATGGCTTTCAGAGTTGAAGTGCCAGTATTCAGAGTTGGTTTGGAACGATTCTGGTGTATTGCAGCTATTCGATTCAAAAAAAGCTCGGCGTTTTTCTGAGTTAAATTTACCGCATTCACTGCTTCAAATTGTAAGTTCAGAGCAAGCGAGTGACTTGTGTGGGCTATCTGTCCAATCAGGAGGTCTGTTTTATCCACTCGGTGGGAGTCTAAACCCAGCAGGGTTATGTCGTATTTTGGTGAATTTAGAACCAGAGTTAATTCAGCGCTGCTTTCATAAAACGGCCATTACGATTGAACAAAATAATGAAATATGGTCTGTTCGGGACGAATTAGGTGAAGTTATAGCTGAGGCTCCAGTTGTTGTGTTGGCCAATGGTTATGAGGTGACTCATTTAAAGCAAGGTGCTGGGTTGCCAGTATCAAGGGTGCGAGGTCAGTTAACTTATTTGCCTGAAAACTCTGTGAGTGCCGCTCTGAATATGCCAGTCTGTTATGACGGCTATATTACGCCTGCATACAAAAAATATCATGTGGTGGGGGCGAGCTATCATCGTTCAGATCAATCCAAAGCCCTGAAAAAATCAGAGAGCAATCAAATGTTGAGTGCACTATATAGCCAATTGCCTGCTGTTCAGTCTGATGATGTTTTGTTAGATGTTGGGCGTGTTGCGTTCAGGGCAACCAGTCAGGATCATTTACCGCTTGTCGGACCTTTGGCGGATGAAAGCTGGTTTAGAACGCATTATGAAGGCCTGAGGCATGGCAGGCGGCCTGATACCTATGCGCTTGCAAAATATCAGTCTGGATTGTTCGTTAATGTCGCTCACGGTTCCCGTGGTCTGGTTTCATGTGCATTAAGTTCTGAAATTATTGCAGCTTACCTTGAGGGTGAGCCGCAACCAATTTCACGCGACTTGCTTAACTGTCTGCACCCTGCTCGTTTTTTGGTAAATCAACTGAAGCAGGGAGGTGGATAGTGGTGGTGGGGAATGCAATTTCACCGCCATGGCTTTCGATAATATCGCAAATTTTTAACAGTACATCCTGTTTGATTTCATGAAATTTTATCCAATCTGTTGTGCGTGTAAAAGTGTAGATGAAAAAATCTAGGGACGACGGGGCAAAACTGTTGAAATTAACAATAAGAGTTTGTTTTTGGTCAATTTCAGGGTGGTTTTTTAGCATCTCTTTGACTGCACTAATAATGCTATTCATTTTGTTTGCATCTGCGTAACGGATGCCTATTGTCTCTTTTATACGGCGATTTGTCATGCGGGATGGGTTTTCAACAGAAACTGTCGAAAAGACACTGTTTGGAATATATAAAGGGCGTTTATCAAAAGTACGAATGCGTGTTAATCGCCAGCCAATTTCTTCAACGGTACCTTCTATTTCTCTGTCAGGAGAGCGAATCCAGTCACCCACGGTAAAGGGTCGATCCAGATAAATCATGACACCACCAAAGAAGTTGGCCAATAAATCTTTGGCAGCAAAACCAATGGCGATGCCTCCAACGCCACCAAAAGCCAAAAGGCCTGAAATACTAAACCCCAACGTTTGTAACGTAATAAGTAAGCCTGTGATAATAATGGAAATTTTAAGTAATTTGCTGATTGCATCGGCTGTTGTATGGTCAATAGGTTTAGCACTATTTTTGCGCGATGCGATAAGGTTTTTTTGAGTACAGTTAACAAGTCGTAATGCAAACCATATGATGGCAAAAATAACACCGATAGCACGGATTGTGCTTACAATGTCAAAAATTGCAGCTTCCGAATTTTGGCCTGTGATATCAGCGGCTAATGTGATGCCTACCACCCAAATAAGCAGTGATAACGGCTTGCGAATGGCCTCAATCAAAGCTTCGTCCCAAAGAGTGGCTGTTTTGAGGAGGCGTTTATGCAGGCGTTTTAAAACTCTCTTTTGAATAAAATCTATAAGTAGGGTGATGAATATGACTGCAAAAATTTGTGTCACCCATATACTGTCACTGCCCAAAAATTCTATGTTTGAAAATAAATCATTAATACTCATGAGGCGTTCCCAGTGAATGCTCTTAAATCTTTTAGAGTCGTTATTGTAACTTGAGTTGAAAGTTATTAATAACGTAATAAATAGTAAGGGAATGCGGTTTTAGATGATTTTAAAGAAGTTATTGATTTATTATTTTTCAACCGTTAAGCTTCCGTTCAGATTTTGAAGAACTACTTAAATTAGGAATTGCTGATTATGCGCCAACCGCTGGTTGCTGGTAACTGGAAGATGAACGGTTCCAAGGAAAGTATTTTGTCGCTGCTTAGCGGTTTGAAGGCTGGCTTGAATTCAGGTGTTGATGCTGAGGTTGTTGTGTGTCCGCCATCCATCTATATTTCAGATGTAAAAGCGCAGTTAGAGTCTTCAAATCTTGTGTTGGGTGGTCAAAATTTATGTGGTCATGCTGAACAAGGTGCATTTACGGGTGAAATAGCGGCGAGTATGCTGTTAGAGTATGGCTGTAAATATGTCATTGTTGGTCACTCTGAGCGCCGTGCACTTTATGGTGAAACTGATGCGCTGGTCGCACAAAAATTTAAGACTGCATATGATTCTGGCTTAAAACCGATTTTGTGTGTTGGTGAATTGCTTGAAGAGCGTGAGTCGGGTCAAACTGAGGTTGTCGTTGCTCGCCAATTGGATGCGATTTTGAATATGGAAGGTGGTGTGGCAGCATTAGCGGATTCCGTGATTGCCTATGAGCCTGTTTGGGCGATTGGTACGGGGAAAACAGCATCGCCTGAACAAGCTCAGGATGTTCATGCTTTTATACGTCAGCGTGTTGCCAATAAAGATGCAGGTGTAGCAGAAAAAACACGAATCCTTTACGGAGGAAGTGTTAAAGCTGGAAATGCTGCTGAGTTGTTTTCCAAGTCAGATATTGACGGTGGTTTAGTGGGAGGCGCTTCACTGGTTGTTGATGAGTTCTTAGGTATTTGTCGTGCATCATAAAGATGATGCTGTTTTGTTTGTTGTAAGTAAGGTTTATTGATGCATACTGCACTATTGGTTTTTCATACATTATTAGCAATAAGTTTGATTGTGATGGTTTTAATCCAGCACGGTAAAGGGGCTGATATGGGGGCTTCTTTTGGTGCAGGTGCTTCGCAAACGGTATTTGGTAGTCAAGGGGCTGGCTCATTTTTAACAAGAGTTACAGCAATAATGGGTGCGACATTTTTTATTACCAGTTTGACGCTTGCTTATTTCAGTCATCAAGGAATGAAGCAGAGTAGTGTGACTGACTCTTTAAATATCGAAGCGCCAGCTGCAATAATAGATAAACCAGATCTTGGGATGAATGTTGAGTCATTGCCTGGCTCAGGTGATGTGCCTGCTATCGCGGAAGAAAAATAACCTCAATAATATGTGTTGTTGAACTATTGCCGACGTGGTGAAATTGGTAGACACGCCATCTTGAGGGGGTGGTAGCGAGAGCTGTGCCGGTTCGACTCCGGCCGTCGGCACCATAAGTTAAGTTATAAAATTATAATAATGTTTTTTTGTTCTGTTGGTGTGCATGCTTGGAGAGAGTTGGAGTGCAGCCTGCATTCATATTTATAAGCGATAATAACCAGATTGGTTTTTGTAAAGATTTATATTTTCTGCTAGGTACAGCGGGAAATTTACTTTAACCATCGTCGGATTTTTGGGGGATAGTAGCTGGATATGTTGGAAAATTACCTGCCTGTTTTACTTTTTATTGTGTTGGGTGTGGTGTTTGGATTAGGCCCCTTGATTATGGGGTTTATGCTGGGGCCAAATAAACCTGATAGTGAAAAACTTTCTATTTATGAGTGCGGATTCGAGCCTTTCGAAGATTCCCGTATGAAATTCGACATTCGTTATTATCTGGTCGCAATTCTCTTTATTCTCTTTGATCTTGAAATTACTTTTCTGTTCCCCTGGGCGGCTGTTTTGCAAGATATTGGCTGGTTTGGCTTTTGGGCAATGGTGATGTTTTTAACCCTCCTTGTTATTGGTTTTATTTATGAGTGGAAAAAAGGGGCGCTAGAGTGGGAATAGAAGGCATTCTGAAAGAGAGTGTTGTCACAACAAGTGCTGATGCTTTAATTAACTGGGCACGCACGGGGTCGTTGTGGCCTATGACTTTTGGTTTGGCATGTTGTGCTGTTGAAATGATGCAAGCGGGTGCTTCTCGTTATGATTTAGATCGTTTTGGCGTTGTTTTTCGGCCGAGTCCTCGTCAGTCTGATGTGATGATTGTTGCGGGTACGCTGGTTAATAAAATGGCGCCTGCGTTAAGAAAAGTGTATGACCAAATGGCTGAGCCACGTTGGGTGATTTCTATGGGATCATGCGCTAATGGTGGTGGTTATTACCATTACTCATATGCCGTTGTCCGAGGCTGTGATCGAATTGTACCTGTAGATATTTATATTCCAGGCTGTCCACCAACAGCGGAAGCGCTTTTATATGGCATTATTCAGTTACAAAATAAAATTAAACGAACCAACACAATAGCTCGTTAAGAATCTATGGAAAATTCAAAGCAAACACTTGTTGAACGCCTGCAGCTACGTTTCGGAGATACGTTGCTATGGAGTCAGTATGCGATGGGCGAGGTCACTATTGAGATCGCTCCGAATGAGCTTGTTGATGTATGCCAAAGTCTTCGTGATGAACCTGACTTTGAATTTGATATGCTAATTGATCTTTGCGGGGTTGATTATTCTGAATATAAAAATGGGCAAGCGAATCGTTTTACATCGAAAGGTGGACGCTTTGCTGTGGTTTATCACTTGCTCTCTGTAAAGAATAACCAGCGACTTCGAGTGCGAACTTTTGTTGATGAAGAGACGTTAAGAGTTGCGTCCGTTGTTGAACTTTGGAGCTCTGCAAACTGGTTTGAACGGGAAGCATTCGATCTGTTCGGAATTCTGTTTGAAGGGCATCCAGATTTAAGGCGACTATTGACTGATTATGGTTTTATTGGTCACCCATTTCGTAAAGATTTTCCATTAGAAGGTTATGTGGAAATGCGTTATGACTCAGATAAAAAACGTGTTGTTTATGAGCCGGTAAGTATTGAGCCTCGGATTAATGCGCCACGTGTCATTAGAAATGATCATCGCTTTGCAGCAAAAGGGAGCGCTTGATTATGGCAGAAATACAGAATTATACGCTTAATTTTGGGCCGCAACATCCATCCGCGCATGGGGTTCTTCGCTTGGTATTAGAGTTGGATGGCGAAACGATAGAGCGTGCGGACCCTCATATCGGCTTACTTCATCGTGGTACAGAAAAACTTGCTGAAAGCAAACCATACAATCAAAGTTTAGGTTATATGGATCGCTTGGATTATGTATCACCCATGAGCAATGAGCATGCTTATGTCATCGCGATGGAAAAAGTTTTGGGTATTACACCGCCCACTAGAGCGCTCTATATTAGAGTGTTGTTTGATGAAATTACTCGCTTATTAAACCATCTACTTTGGCTTGGTGCGCATGCTCTTGATATTGGAGCGATGACTATATTTTTATATGCCTTTCGTGAGCGTGAAGATTTGATGGATTGTTACGAAGCTGTCAGCGGCTCGAGGTTGCATGCAGCTTATTATCGTCCTGGCGGTGTTGCGCGAGATTTGCCTAACAGTATGCCTCTGTATGAGGCTTCAAAATGGCATAATGAAAAAGAAGTTGCCAAGAAAAATAAAAATCGCCAAGGGTCACTGCTTGATTTTATCGAAGATTTTGTTAAGCGCTTTCCAACTCATGTAGATGAATACGAAACCCTGTTAACGGATAATCGTATCTGGAAACAGCGAACCGTAGATATCGGTATTGTTTCGCCTGAACGCGCTTTGCAAATGGGTTTTACAGGGCCAATGTTGCGTGGTTCTGGTGTTGAGTGGGATTTGCGTAAAAAGCAACCTTATGCGGTCTATGATCAACTTGATTTTGATATTCCGGTGGGTGTAACGGGTGATAGTTATGATCGTTATTTAGTGCGCGTTGAAGAGATGCGACAGTCAAATCGTATCATGCAGCAGTGTATTGATTGGTTGCGTGCTAACCCAGGGCCTGTTTTAACAGATAATCATAAGGTTGCTCCACCTAAAAGAACTGATATGAAAGGTGATATGGAATCATTGATTCATCACTTTAAGCTTTTTACCGAAGGCTTTTGTTTGCCAGAAGGTGAGGCTTATGCCGCTGTTGAGCATCCTAAAGGTGAGTTTGGTATCTATCTTGTTTCAGATGGTGCAAACAAACCCTATAGAATGAAAATTCGGGCGCCAGGTTTTGCTCATATAGCTGGCTTGGATGAAATGTGTCGAGGCCATATGCTGGCAGATGTTGTCGCGATTATTGGTACTCAGGATATTGTATTTGGTGAGGTGGATCGTTGATGTCTATTTTTTCAAAAGAGACTATGCGGGCAATTGATGAATGGATTGCCAAATATCCACAAGATCAAAAACAGTCTGCAGTGATGCCAGCCTTAAGAATTGTTCAAGAAGCTCATGAGGGTAGTTTGACAACGGAGCTCATGGACGCTGTCGCCAAATATCTGGAAATGGAGACTGTTGCAGTATATGAAGTTGCAACTTTTTACTCCATGTATGAATTAAAGCCTGTTGGCAAGCATAAAATCTGTGTCTGTACTAATGTCTCTTGTATGTTGTGTGGTTCAGATCAAATTGTATCTCACCTGCAAAACAGGCTGGGTATCAAGTTAGGTGAAACCACAGAAGATGGGAAGTTTACTTTAAAAGAGGTTGAGTGCCTTGGAGCTTGTGCTGGTGCACCGATGTTCCAGATTGAACGTGAGTATTATGAAAATCTTACGCCTGAAAAAGTAGATAAAATACTAGGTGGATTAAAGTAATTATGGCTAACGAAGTCTGTTTCAGAACACTCCATCTTGATAAACCATGGTCGATCGAGACATATAAGGAAAACGGTGGCTATGAGGTATGGGAACAAATAGTTCGAGAGAATACATCTCCTGAAGAGATCATTAATGAATTAAAAACATCCGCTCTGCGTGGTCGAGGTGGGGCAGGTTTCCCAACGGGTTTGAAGTGGAGCTTTATGCCTCGTGGTATTGCGGGTGACAAATATATTGTTTGTAACTCAGATGAAGGTGAGCCAGGTACATTTAAAGATCGCGATATATTGCGTTATAACCCTCATCAACTCATAGAAGGAATGGCCATTGCTGCTTATACAATGGGTGCAAATGCAGGCTATAACTATATTCGAGGTGAGTTTTGGGAACCCTTTGAACGTTTTGAAAACGCGCTGAAAGAGGCACGTTCAGCAGGCTATATCGGTAAAAACATTCTGGGTAAAGGGATGGATTTCGATATTCATACACACTTGGGTGCTGGAGCCTATGTATGTGGTGAAGAGACTGCACTGATTGAGTCGATTGAAGGCAAAAAAGGTCAACCACGTTTTAAGCCCCCGTTTCCAGCAAGTTACGGCCTTTATGGAAGGCCGACAACAATAAACAATACTGAAACGTTATGTTCAGTTCCTATGATTCTTGCTAAAGGCGGGCAGTGGTTTTTGGAACTTGGTAAGCCTAATAATGGTGGAACCAAAATTTTTTCAGTCTCTGGCCATGTTAATAAACCCGGAAATTATGAAGTCTCCATGGGCACACCATTTTCAGAGTTACTGGAAATAGCGGGTGGAATACGTGATGGCCATACTTTAAAGGCTGTAATCCCTGGTGGCTCGTCAACACCTGTTCTTCCTGGTGATGTCATGATGGGTGTGACTATGGATTATGATGGTATTGCCAAAGCAGGTTCAATGTTAGGCGCTGGGTCAGTCATTGTAATGGATGAAACAACGTGTATGGTCAAGGTTTTAGCTCGCATCGCTCACTTTTATTTTGAAGAGTCTTGTGGGCAATGTACGCCTTGTCGTGAAGGTACCGGCTGGTTGGCGCGTATGGTGCATCGAATTGAGCACGGTGAAGGTCGCCCGGAAGATCTGGATCGACTGGTTGACGTTGCTCATAAAATTGAAGGGCGCACTATTTGTGCTTTAGGTGATGCAGCAGCGATGCCTGTTACAAGTTTTATTAAACATTATCGTGAAGAGTTTGAATACCACATCAAGCACAAGCGTTGCATGGTTGGTAATCACTAGGTTTTTATAGTTAATAATATTGCGGTTATTCGGAACTCAAGTATGGTAACGATCGAAATAGACGGAAAAACGATCCATGCGGAAGATGGGGTCATGCTCATCGAGGCTGCGGATGAAGCTGGAATTAATATTCCACGGTTTTGTTACCACAAAAAGCTCTCTATTGCAGCCAGTTGCAGAATGTGTCTAGTAGAAGTTGAAAAAGCAGGTAAGCCACTTCCTGCATGTTCAACTCCAGTGACTGATGGAATGACAGTTTATACTCGTTCGGATAAAGCGATATCTGCCCAGCAAGGTGTCATGGAGTTTTTGTTAATTAACCACCCATTAGATTGCCCCGTTTGTGATCAAGGTGGTGAATGTGAGCTGCAAGATATTGCGGTGGGTTATGGCGGTAATGTTTCACAGTTTAGTGAAGGTAAGCGTGTTGTAAAAGATAATAATATTGGCCCTCTTATTGCGAGTGATATGACTCGCTGTATTCACTGCACTCGATGTGTGCGTTTTAGCCAGGAGATTGCAGGTACAAGTGAGTTAGGGACAAGCTGGCGTGGCGAACACTTAACTATTGGAACCTTTGTAGAAAAAGAACTGACCTCTGAAATGTCTGGCAATGTAATTGATATTTGTCCTGTTGGTGCATTGACATCAAAACCTTTCAGGTACAGTGCGCGATCATGGGAGTTGAGCTCTCATGATGGTATAGCAGCTCATGATTGTCTTGGATCTAATATAAAAATCGAGACGCGGCGTAACCGTGTTATGCGTATACTGCCTCGTGACAATGAAGACCTTAATGAGTGTTGGATTTCTGATAGAGATCGTTTCTCTTATGAAGGGCTGAATAGTGATGAGCGCTTACAAAAACCAATGATTAAAATTGACGGTAAGTGGCAAGAAACGGATTGGAATCATGCTCTGGAGTTCGCACATCGTGGATTGAAATCTGTGATTGAAAATCATGGAGCCACACAGCTCGGATCATTAGTTTCGCCCAACTCTACAACTGAAGAGATGTATTTGTCTCAAAAGTTACTTAGAAGCTTGGGGTCTTCAAATATTGATCATCGATTAAGAAGTCTCGATTTTAGTGATCAGGATATCGCTCCAATATTTCCATGGTTAGGACAATCAATTGCTGACCTGGAAACTATTGATGCAGCATTGCTGGTTTGCTCTAATGTTCGAGTTGAACAACCGATTGCAGGTCACCGACTACGAAAAGCAGCTCTAAATGGCGCTAAATTGATGCTTGTTAATCCGGTTGACTATGAATTTCGTTTTCCAGTAGCGGAAAAGTTGATAGCAACAACAGTTGAAATTGAATATGAACTGGCTGCCATAGCAAAAGCGTTATTAGATTCGACGGGGGCAAAAATCCCCGAAGGTTTTAATGAAATTATTGACAAACTCAATGTCACTGAGACGCACAGAGCGATTGCCCAAAATCTTGAGCAATCTGATAACGGCACACTCATATTAGGAAGTGCGGCCGCGCATTATCCGAATTGGTCAACGTTACAATCACTTTCCGGGTTGATTGCTGAGTTAAGTGGAGTAAAACTAGGTTACTTATCTGATGGTGCAAATAGTGCCGGTGGCTGGTTAGCTGGAGCTGTTCCTCATAGAGCTGAAAACGGTGAAATAAGCGGTCAAAGTGGTAAGAATATTCGGGATATGTTTGAGTCACAGTTGAAAGCTTATATGTTACTCAATATTGAGCCTGAGCTGGATTGTGCTGGTCCTAATTCTGCTTTGAAAGGACTAAAGAGTGCTGATTTTGTTGTATCTTTAACGCCTTATATAAATGATGAGATGAAACAATATGCAGATGTTTTATTGCCTGTATCAACATTTAATGAAACCTCAGGTACTTTTGTCAATGTAGAGGGAAATAGTCAATCATTTAAAGGTTCTGTAGCTCCTTTAGGTGAAGCTCGACCTGCCTGGAAAGTGCTTCGAGTCCTTGGCAATCTATTTGAAATAGATGGCTTTGAATATCTTTCTTCAGAAGATGTTAGTAAAGAACTGTTTGCTAAAATAGGCCGTATTGATAAAAATAACAGGCTACAGTGGCGTTGCCCAACATTAACAAAGGCATCAGGTATTGCTTGTTTGGTTGAGGTTTCATCGGGTCGTATTGATAATATTGTTCGAAGAGCAAGTTCGTTTGCAGAAACAACAGCAGAAAAATTTACTAAAACTGTGCGGATAAATAAGAGCTTGGTGTTACAGGAAAATTTAGAGAACACCAAGTTTGTTTCAGTTAAACAAGGTGATGACGAAGTTGTTCTTGAGTTGATCACTGATGATCGTGTGGCAAATGGCTCTATTTTGATACAGTCAAATAGTCGGTTGGGTTTAGCTGCCGCTGCACGTGCTGTTGAATTAGGAATTTCTGCAGAAAGTAATAATTAGAGTTTTTATGGGGGGAGTAGTGTTGTATATAAAAATTTGTCTATTCCTGAACATTATCCATGCCGGTTTATCCGGGAAAGCAAATAGCTGTAAATGCCAATGATAGAGTTGCTACAAACAACATGGAATGAAGTGCCGTTAGTACTTCAAATCATATTAAAAATTATTGTAATCGTTGTTCCGATTATGCTGTCCGTTGCATACTTGACTTTAGCCGAGCGTAAAGTAATCGGTTACATTCAGGTTCGTATCGGGCCTAATCGCGTGGGGCCACGAGGCTTGTTACAGCCTATTGCCGATGGCCTTAAACTTGCTTTAAAAGAAATTATTATACCGACTAATTCAAATCATTATCTATTCTTGCTCGGGCCACTTTTAACATTAGCGCCTGCTTTAATTGCATGGGCGGTTATTCCTTTTGATGAAGGCGTTGTACTTGCTGATTTAAATGCGGGGTTGTTATATGTATTAGCAATTATGTCACTTGGAGTCTATGGAATTCTGATTTCTGGCTGGGCTTCTAACTCTAAATATGCACTGATCAGTGCTGTTCGAATGGGCGCTCAAATGGTTTCTTATGGAATCGCTATGGGCTTTGCTTTAGTGGGTGTTGTATTGGCGGCGGGTTCATTAAATCTTCAAGAGATTGTGTTAGCACAGGAAGGAAGTTTTATACACTGGTTCTGGTTGCCATTAGCACCTCTGTTTTTAGTCTATTTTATTTCTGGTGTTGCAGAAACTAACCGCGCTCCTTTTGATGTGGCTGAGGGCGAGTCAGAAATTGTTGCAGGTTTCCATGTTGAATATTCTGGAATGGCATTTGCCCTGTTTTTTCTGGCTGAATATGCCAACATGATTCTGATAGCTATTTTAACTGCTGTCATGTTTTTAGGAGGGTGGTTATCTCCATTTCAAGGTATACCAGGCCTTGAGTATCTGTTTTCCTGGGTTCCTGGGATTGTATGGTTGTTAGCTAAAACAGCATTTTTACTTTTCTTCTTCTTGTGGTTTCGTGCGACATTTCCACGTTATCGCTATGACCAATTAATGCGGTTGGGTTGGAAAATATTTATTCCGGTTACGATTGTATGGCTGTTGGTAACAGGGTTAGCGGTAATGCTTCATTTAGGTCCGTGGTTTGATTGATTTAGGGGTGTCATTTCGCATATGAACTTGAAACACTACATTAAGAGTTTTTTGCTTTGGGAACTTGTTTTAGGGCTGAAATTAACAGGCAAATATCTGTTTGCCAAGAAAATAACAGTACAATACCCAGAAGAAAAAACACCACAATCATATCGTTTTCGTGGTTTACATGCTCAGCGTCGTTATGAAAATGGTGAAGAACGTTGTATCGCATGCAAGCTTTGCGAAGCTGTCTGTCCAGCTTTGGCTATCACTATAGAGTCTGAGCAA
Encoded here:
- a CDS encoding NADH-quinone oxidoreductase subunit B encodes the protein MGIEGILKESVVTTSADALINWARTGSLWPMTFGLACCAVEMMQAGASRYDLDRFGVVFRPSPRQSDVMIVAGTLVNKMAPALRKVYDQMAEPRWVISMGSCANGGGYYHYSYAVVRGCDRIVPVDIYIPGCPPTAEALLYGIIQLQNKIKRTNTIAR
- a CDS encoding NADH-quinone oxidoreductase subunit D, which produces MAEIQNYTLNFGPQHPSAHGVLRLVLELDGETIERADPHIGLLHRGTEKLAESKPYNQSLGYMDRLDYVSPMSNEHAYVIAMEKVLGITPPTRALYIRVLFDEITRLLNHLLWLGAHALDIGAMTIFLYAFREREDLMDCYEAVSGSRLHAAYYRPGGVARDLPNSMPLYEASKWHNEKEVAKKNKNRQGSLLDFIEDFVKRFPTHVDEYETLLTDNRIWKQRTVDIGIVSPERALQMGFTGPMLRGSGVEWDLRKKQPYAVYDQLDFDIPVGVTGDSYDRYLVRVEEMRQSNRIMQQCIDWLRANPGPVLTDNHKVAPPKRTDMKGDMESLIHHFKLFTEGFCLPEGEAYAAVEHPKGEFGIYLVSDGANKPYRMKIRAPGFAHIAGLDEMCRGHMLADVVAIIGTQDIVFGEVDR
- the nuoE gene encoding NADH-quinone oxidoreductase subunit NuoE, which codes for MSIFSKETMRAIDEWIAKYPQDQKQSAVMPALRIVQEAHEGSLTTELMDAVAKYLEMETVAVYEVATFYSMYELKPVGKHKICVCTNVSCMLCGSDQIVSHLQNRLGIKLGETTEDGKFTLKEVECLGACAGAPMFQIEREYYENLTPEKVDKILGGLK
- a CDS encoding NADH-quinone oxidoreductase subunit C, coding for MENSKQTLVERLQLRFGDTLLWSQYAMGEVTIEIAPNELVDVCQSLRDEPDFEFDMLIDLCGVDYSEYKNGQANRFTSKGGRFAVVYHLLSVKNNQRLRVRTFVDEETLRVASVVELWSSANWFEREAFDLFGILFEGHPDLRRLLTDYGFIGHPFRKDFPLEGYVEMRYDSDKKRVVYEPVSIEPRINAPRVIRNDHRFAAKGSA
- the nuoF gene encoding NADH-quinone oxidoreductase subunit NuoF; its protein translation is MANEVCFRTLHLDKPWSIETYKENGGYEVWEQIVRENTSPEEIINELKTSALRGRGGAGFPTGLKWSFMPRGIAGDKYIVCNSDEGEPGTFKDRDILRYNPHQLIEGMAIAAYTMGANAGYNYIRGEFWEPFERFENALKEARSAGYIGKNILGKGMDFDIHTHLGAGAYVCGEETALIESIEGKKGQPRFKPPFPASYGLYGRPTTINNTETLCSVPMILAKGGQWFLELGKPNNGGTKIFSVSGHVNKPGNYEVSMGTPFSELLEIAGGIRDGHTLKAVIPGGSSTPVLPGDVMMGVTMDYDGIAKAGSMLGAGSVIVMDETTCMVKVLARIAHFYFEESCGQCTPCREGTGWLARMVHRIEHGEGRPEDLDRLVDVAHKIEGRTICALGDAAAMPVTSFIKHYREEFEYHIKHKRCMVGNH